In a genomic window of uncultured Sphaerochaeta sp.:
- the pyk gene encoding pyruvate kinase — MNYTKIVATLGPASCTYPMIKAILEAGCRVIRLNFSHGSHEEQQLRHDLVRQASRELGIDVAILMDLQGPKIRLGQLKEASYTLAKGETLVVTTEPCLGTRNRVSIDYPYLHEEILPGSRILINDGLVSLVVERVEGQDIHCRMLEEGTLIARKGVNLPSVPLRYLNSFTKKDEADLAFAFSNQLDYVALSFVRSAEDVKALKAYMLATFGSTIPIISKIEKPEAVVNLASIMAESSAIMIARGDLGVEVPAEEVPLIQKAIIRSCIDAGLPVITATQMLESMMHNPRPTRAETNDVANAVLDGTSAVMLSGETAAGEYPLQAVTTMARIASLAERSTAFRRQVFNQISTLDPERKQTKTEAVGMATRELALSIQASYIACFTQSGSTARLIAKFRPSVPIIAFSPLVGVVRYLALSWGVTPILIDPQESVDQLLAYAPEYLQEHGLVKQGETVVITAGVPVGSSGKTNMIKVVEIE; from the coding sequence ATGAACTATACGAAGATTGTGGCCACACTCGGGCCGGCGAGTTGCACGTATCCGATGATCAAGGCCATCCTTGAAGCGGGGTGCCGGGTCATTCGTCTCAACTTCAGCCACGGAAGTCATGAGGAGCAACAACTGCGTCATGATCTGGTTCGCCAGGCAAGCAGGGAGTTGGGCATTGATGTCGCCATCCTGATGGATTTGCAGGGCCCAAAGATCCGTCTTGGGCAGCTGAAGGAAGCTTCCTACACCCTTGCCAAAGGGGAGACCCTGGTGGTTACCACCGAGCCCTGCCTGGGGACCCGCAACCGGGTGAGCATCGATTACCCCTACTTGCATGAGGAGATTCTTCCCGGCTCAAGGATTCTGATCAATGATGGGCTGGTCTCGTTGGTGGTCGAGCGAGTCGAAGGTCAGGACATCCATTGCAGGATGCTGGAGGAGGGGACGCTTATTGCACGCAAGGGGGTTAACCTTCCCTCGGTTCCCCTGCGGTATCTCAACTCATTCACCAAGAAGGATGAGGCAGACCTTGCCTTTGCATTCTCCAATCAACTCGATTACGTAGCGCTCTCTTTCGTACGGAGTGCTGAGGATGTGAAAGCCCTGAAGGCATACATGCTTGCCACCTTCGGCTCGACGATACCCATCATCAGCAAGATTGAGAAGCCTGAGGCTGTGGTGAATCTTGCATCCATCATGGCCGAGTCGAGTGCCATCATGATCGCACGCGGCGATTTGGGTGTCGAGGTTCCTGCCGAGGAAGTTCCCTTGATCCAGAAGGCCATCATCCGTTCCTGCATTGATGCAGGGCTGCCGGTCATCACGGCTACCCAGATGCTCGAATCGATGATGCACAACCCCCGTCCTACCAGGGCGGAAACCAACGATGTCGCCAACGCGGTGCTCGATGGGACCAGTGCGGTCATGCTCAGCGGAGAGACCGCTGCCGGGGAGTATCCCCTGCAGGCTGTCACTACCATGGCACGAATCGCGAGCCTTGCCGAACGCAGCACGGCTTTCCGTCGCCAGGTCTTCAATCAGATCAGCACCCTCGATCCTGAGCGCAAGCAGACCAAGACAGAAGCGGTGGGCATGGCTACCCGCGAGCTGGCCCTCTCCATCCAGGCTTCCTACATTGCCTGTTTCACCCAGTCGGGATCGACTGCGCGACTCATAGCAAAATTCCGTCCCTCTGTCCCGATCATCGCTTTCTCCCCTCTGGTGGGTGTGGTGCGGTATCTTGCCCTCTCCTGGGGTGTCACCCCGATCCTGATCGATCCCCAGGAATCTGTTGATCAGCTCCTCGCATATGCTCCCGAGTACCTGCAGGAACATGGTCTGGTCAAGCAAGGGGAGACTGTGGTCATTACCGCAGGGGTTCCGGTAGGAAGCTCCGGCAAGACCAATATGATCAAGGTGGTGGAGATCGAGTAG